In one Bartonella grahamii subsp. shimonis genomic region, the following are encoded:
- the hutH gene encoding histidine ammonia-lyase has translation MTIILKPEEVTLSELEAIYFNGEVSKLHNDTHLAIKKGAQRIAEIAAGSEPVYGINTGFGKLASIKIDADDVAVLQRNLILSHCCGVGEPLAENIVRLIMSLKLISLGRGASGVRLELVNLLENMLAKGVIPVIPEKGSVGASGDLAPLAHMAAVMMGEGEAFFQNIRMSGAVALEKAGLSPIILEAKEGLALINGTQTSTALALAGLFRGYRALCGGLLAGALTTDAIMGSTAPFHPDIHILRGHYGQIAASKTLEKLVEDSEIRAAHLRGDERVQDPYCIRCQPQVMGACFDILLAAAKTLIIEANAVTDNPLILRNGEVVSGGNFHAEPVAFAADQIALALCEIGSISQRRIALMVDPAVSYGLPAFLAHNAGLNSGFMIAEVTAAALMSENKQMAHPASVDSTPTSANQEDHVSMACHGARRLLVMSENLFTLIGIETLVAAQGIEYRAPLKTSTFLQSVMECLRKNVAPLKEDRYLAPDLHQAHILVREGHLLSILPETIFPSLNFQ, from the coding sequence ATGACTATTATACTAAAGCCGGAAGAGGTAACTCTTAGTGAACTTGAAGCTATTTATTTTAATGGTGAAGTAAGTAAACTTCATAATGACACACATTTAGCTATTAAAAAAGGGGCTCAGCGCATTGCTGAAATTGCTGCTGGAAGTGAGCCTGTATACGGTATTAATACTGGTTTTGGGAAGTTGGCTTCCATTAAAATTGATGCGGACGATGTTGCTGTTTTACAGAGAAATCTTATTCTGTCCCATTGTTGTGGAGTAGGAGAGCCTTTAGCTGAAAATATTGTGCGTTTGATAATGAGCTTAAAACTTATCTCTTTAGGAAGAGGGGCTTCAGGGGTTCGTCTAGAATTGGTAAATTTGCTAGAAAATATGCTTGCAAAGGGCGTCATTCCTGTCATTCCTGAAAAAGGGTCTGTTGGTGCTTCAGGTGATCTAGCTCCACTTGCTCACATGGCTGCTGTTATGATGGGAGAAGGAGAAGCCTTTTTTCAAAATATTCGTATGAGTGGAGCGGTTGCATTGGAGAAAGCGGGATTGTCTCCTATTATTTTAGAGGCAAAGGAAGGTCTAGCTCTTATTAATGGGACTCAAACATCAACAGCCCTTGCACTTGCCGGTCTTTTTCGAGGTTATCGGGCATTGTGTGGTGGATTGCTGGCAGGGGCTTTGACGACAGATGCCATCATGGGATCAACGGCGCCATTTCATCCTGATATCCATATTTTACGAGGACATTATGGACAGATTGCTGCATCGAAAACATTAGAAAAGCTTGTAGAGGATTCAGAAATTCGTGCAGCACATTTACGTGGTGATGAGCGCGTACAAGATCCTTATTGTATACGTTGCCAGCCACAGGTCATGGGGGCATGTTTTGATATTTTGCTAGCAGCAGCAAAAACACTGATTATTGAAGCAAATGCTGTTACAGATAATCCATTGATTTTAAGGAATGGTGAAGTGGTATCAGGTGGGAATTTTCATGCTGAGCCTGTAGCGTTTGCTGCTGATCAGATTGCTCTTGCTTTATGTGAAATAGGATCTATTTCTCAACGGCGTATTGCTCTTATGGTTGATCCAGCAGTTTCTTATGGTCTTCCAGCTTTTTTAGCGCATAATGCGGGTCTTAATTCAGGTTTTATGATTGCTGAAGTAACAGCAGCAGCTTTAATGTCTGAAAATAAGCAAATGGCCCATCCTGCTTCAGTTGATTCAACACCAACTTCAGCCAATCAAGAAGATCATGTTTCAATGGCTTGCCATGGAGCGCGTCGGTTATTGGTGATGAGCGAAAATCTTTTTACTCTTATTGGTATTGAAACGCTTGTTGCAGCACAAGGAATTGAATATCGTGCACCTTTAAAAACAAGTACTTTTTTACAGTCAGTTATGGAATGTTTACGTAAAAATGTTGCTCCTCTGAAGGAAGATCGCTATCTGGCTCCAGATCTTCATCAAGCACATATACTTGTGCGTGAAGGGCACTTACTATCTATTTTACCAGAAACAATTTTTCCTTCATTAAATTTTCAGTAA
- a CDS encoding class I SAM-dependent methyltransferase has product MIESVQQQCEKFDGLANDYDRYRPRYPLTLFKTMLLPFKNKKHLSIVDVGAGTGIALEGIVKLLGNKHQYHAIDISTDMIKQGQRKFPTVQWYQGRAEDLLPQIGEVDLVIAAQAFQWMDRPQLLCAVSSQLRTDGVMAVIQNNRDFKHSEFLAAYETLLEKMSPNYSRYYRNFDFLQEMSDGFGVNPEKIALHTHNWTMVIPSEAFIGMSRSSTQVQRAITCYGEEYLRQLVALIKKYEVQGNLELLYRSELYMYIR; this is encoded by the coding sequence ATGATAGAAAGTGTTCAACAGCAATGTGAAAAGTTTGATGGATTGGCTAATGATTATGATCGTTATCGTCCTCGCTACCCCCTCACCTTATTTAAAACCATGCTGCTTCCTTTTAAGAACAAAAAGCATTTGTCTATCGTGGATGTGGGGGCTGGAACAGGCATCGCATTAGAAGGGATTGTCAAACTTCTTGGGAATAAACACCAATATCATGCTATCGATATATCGACAGACATGATTAAGCAGGGGCAAAGAAAATTTCCTACTGTGCAGTGGTATCAGGGGCGTGCCGAAGATCTATTGCCTCAAATCGGTGAGGTCGATCTTGTCATTGCAGCGCAAGCGTTTCAATGGATGGATCGCCCTCAATTGCTTTGTGCTGTCTCATCCCAACTCCGAACCGATGGTGTAATGGCGGTCATTCAAAACAATCGGGATTTTAAGCATAGCGAATTCTTAGCAGCTTATGAAACATTGTTAGAGAAAATGAGCCCTAACTATTCGCGTTATTATCGTAATTTTGATTTTTTACAGGAAATGAGCGATGGCTTTGGGGTAAATCCAGAAAAGATTGCTTTACATACGCACAATTGGACGATGGTGATCCCATCTGAAGCTTTTATTGGAATGAGTCGCTCTTCAACGCAAGTGCAACGCGCTATTACTTGCTATGGGGAAGAATATTTGCGGCAATTGGTTGCATTAATAAAGAAATATGAAGTACAAGGCAATTTGGAGCTTTTGTATCGAAGTGAGCTCTATATGTATATAAGATAA
- a CDS encoding LemA family protein, with protein MLNVQTSSMFKILKQFSIVIFLAWLVPFLSGCGFNTIPTNEEKAHAAWSEVLNQYQRRTDLIPNLVETVKAYAAHEQSVFTNVIEARAKATQVNINADMLNNPEVMQQYLKNQANLSSALSRLMAVVENYPDLKANQNFLALQSQLEGTENRISVARRDYIETVRAYNTALKTMPTMIWAKLWFRDAKPMPTFTIDTDSQQTPKVNFN; from the coding sequence ATGTTAAATGTACAAACTTCTTCAATGTTTAAAATATTAAAACAATTTTCAATCGTGATTTTTTTGGCATGGTTAGTCCCATTTTTAAGTGGGTGCGGATTTAATACGATACCAACAAATGAAGAAAAAGCACACGCAGCATGGAGTGAAGTGCTCAATCAATATCAACGTCGTACAGATCTCATCCCCAATCTTGTAGAAACAGTTAAAGCTTACGCAGCTCATGAACAAAGCGTTTTCACAAATGTAATTGAAGCACGTGCCAAAGCAACGCAAGTCAACATTAATGCAGATATGTTGAATAATCCAGAAGTTATGCAGCAATATCTCAAAAATCAAGCAAATTTATCAAGTGCCCTTTCGCGGCTTATGGCTGTTGTTGAAAACTATCCGGATCTTAAAGCAAACCAGAACTTTCTTGCACTTCAATCACAATTAGAAGGAACAGAAAACCGTATTTCCGTTGCGCGCCGCGATTATATTGAAACAGTACGTGCCTACAATACTGCACTCAAAACAATGCCGACGATGATTTGGGCAAAGCTATGGTTTCGTGATGCTAAGCCTATGCCTACTTTTACCATCGATACTGATAGCCAACAAACACCAAAGGTTAATTTTAATTAA
- a CDS encoding TPM domain-containing protein gives MKLFQHSIQRRTFLRLWVSLNILYLIIALGNVTYAHTKFPPLTGYINDMAHLLDHATQRNLTEKLATLEEKTGDQIVLVTLPTLSGNDIETYSNSLFRTWRLGQKQINNGILIVIAPNERKARIEVGYGLEGELTDAISSVIINSFMIPNFREGNYQKGIVESVHAIIKVITQSDADFSFRINQKAKAVEEQRKQAEKEEMIINTIMFLILFIVVGLPILAMIFGKKIGPRKYLWMGIVFTPWFLNLNANGRGSGGIFGGYSGGGGFRGGGGSSGGGGATGRW, from the coding sequence ATGAAACTATTTCAACACTCTATACAACGTCGTACTTTTCTACGTTTATGGGTTTCTTTGAATATTCTATATTTGATCATTGCATTAGGGAATGTCACTTACGCACACACTAAGTTTCCTCCCTTAACCGGCTATATCAATGATATGGCTCATTTACTTGATCATGCAACACAAAGAAACTTAACGGAAAAGCTAGCTACACTCGAAGAGAAAACAGGAGATCAAATCGTTCTTGTGACGCTCCCTACTCTTTCGGGCAATGATATAGAAACATACAGCAATTCTCTGTTTCGCACATGGAGATTAGGTCAAAAACAGATCAATAACGGCATATTAATCGTCATTGCACCAAATGAACGCAAAGCACGTATTGAAGTAGGCTACGGTCTGGAAGGAGAACTAACAGATGCCATTTCCTCTGTCATCATTAATAGTTTCATGATTCCTAATTTTCGTGAAGGAAATTATCAAAAAGGAATTGTCGAATCCGTTCATGCAATTATTAAAGTTATCACACAAAGTGATGCTGATTTTTCTTTTCGAATCAATCAAAAAGCTAAAGCTGTTGAAGAACAACGTAAACAAGCTGAAAAAGAAGAAATGATTATAAATACAATCATGTTTCTCATTCTCTTTATAGTCGTTGGTTTGCCTATTCTTGCTATGATCTTTGGTAAAAAAATAGGTCCACGAAAATATCTCTGGATGGGTATTGTCTTCACACCTTGGTTTTTAAACTTAAATGCGAACGGTAGAGGTTCTGGTGGAATCTTTGGTGGATATTCAGGGGGAGGAGGATTCAGAGGTGGTGGTGGATCATCAGGTGGTGGCGGTGCAACAGGAAGATGGTAA
- the lipB gene encoding lipoyl(octanoyl) transferase LipB produces MTFELKHTDRNHLSHHFNAILENPPVEWKISDHLVEYPEALRYMQERVEKILAKTAHEQVWLLEHPSLYTAGTSANKKDLLAPNLFPVYEAGRGGEFTYHGPGQRIAYIMLDLKRRKQDIRAFISALEEWIIQMLANFNIKGERREDRVGVWVKQSHCPSKQKDLSAEDKIAAIGIRVRKWISFHGVSINVNPNLTHYSGIVPCGITNYGVTSFLDLGCPVTMYDIDIALKNAFEQIFGPTIDVS; encoded by the coding sequence ATGACATTTGAATTGAAACATACGGATCGTAATCACTTATCACATCATTTTAATGCAATTCTAGAAAATCCACCCGTTGAATGGAAGATAAGTGATCATCTAGTTGAGTATCCTGAAGCTCTGCGTTATATGCAAGAACGTGTAGAAAAAATTCTTGCAAAAACCGCACATGAACAAGTTTGGCTTCTTGAACACCCTTCTCTTTATACAGCGGGGACGAGTGCAAATAAAAAAGATCTTTTAGCACCTAATTTATTCCCTGTTTATGAAGCAGGACGTGGAGGTGAATTTACATATCACGGTCCAGGACAGCGTATTGCTTATATTATGCTCGATCTTAAACGCCGAAAACAAGACATTCGTGCTTTCATTAGTGCATTAGAAGAATGGATCATACAGATGCTTGCAAACTTTAATATTAAAGGCGAACGCAGAGAAGATCGCGTTGGTGTCTGGGTTAAACAGTCTCATTGCCCATCAAAACAAAAGGATCTTTCTGCCGAAGATAAAATTGCGGCTATTGGCATTCGAGTGCGCAAATGGATAAGTTTTCATGGTGTTTCTATCAATGTTAACCCTAATTTAACCCATTATTCAGGAATTGTTCCTTGTGGAATTACAAACTACGGTGTAACGAGCTTTCTTGATCTAGGGTGCCCTGTAACAATGTATGATATTGATATTGCTCTCAAAAACGCTTTCGAACAAATTTTTGGTCCAACAATTGATGTTTCCTAA
- the parE gene encoding DNA topoisomerase IV subunit B — protein sequence MSDNKKDLFSVLNKAQSWVNTKENTLQSPMKSKAMISKKSAKDMQEDDYNALSIRVLEGLEPVRLRPGMYIGGTDSKALHHLFAEIIDNAMDEAVAGYADSIEVSLDRSGYITVTDNGRGIPVENHPQMPDKSTLEVIMTQLHSGGKFDGKAYQTAGGLHGVGISVVNALSDDMEVEVARERKLYRQRFSRGIPQSGLEDLGDVYNRRGTRVRFHPDCEIFGEKAAFDPEKIYKMTCSKAYLFGGVKIRWTCDPVILENAKNTPEKAIFHFPNGLKDYLLSSLKDEYRVTSEIFSGKTQQNNGHGSVEWAIAWHGGDSCVQSYCNTIPTGEGGTHEIGLRQALLRGLKSYAELIGNKRAAIITSDDIMISTAAILSVFISNPEFVGQTKDRLATIEAQRIVENAIRDPFDHWLANSPQEATKLLDWVIERAEERIRRRQDREISRKTAVRKLRLPGKLADCSQNHAVGAELFIVEGDSAGGSAKQARNRANQAILPLRGKILNVASAAHEKMNSSQTINDLILALGCGTRSKYREKDLRYERIIIMTDADVDGAHIASLLITFFFQEMPDLIHQGHLYLAVPPLYRISQGGKVAYARDDIHKDELLKTEFTGKAKIEIGRFKGLGEMRAEQLKETTMHPQKRTLLRVSIDAVKMQETKKTVESLMGTKPEARFRFIQENSTFASNLDI from the coding sequence ATGAGCGATAACAAAAAGGATCTTTTTAGTGTTTTAAATAAAGCCCAATCTTGGGTAAATACAAAAGAAAACACTCTGCAGTCTCCAATGAAATCAAAAGCGATGATTTCAAAAAAAAGTGCAAAAGATATGCAGGAAGACGACTATAATGCCCTCTCTATTCGAGTGCTTGAGGGTTTAGAGCCCGTACGTTTACGCCCTGGAATGTATATTGGTGGAACAGACAGCAAAGCTCTTCATCATTTATTTGCCGAAATTATTGATAATGCGATGGATGAAGCTGTTGCGGGTTATGCAGATTCTATTGAGGTCTCATTAGATAGGAGCGGTTATATAACCGTTACAGATAATGGACGCGGTATTCCTGTCGAAAATCATCCTCAAATGCCTGACAAATCTACTCTTGAAGTTATTATGACACAACTCCACTCAGGGGGAAAATTTGATGGAAAAGCTTATCAAACTGCGGGCGGACTTCATGGAGTAGGAATTTCCGTCGTCAATGCTCTTTCTGATGATATGGAAGTTGAAGTTGCACGAGAACGAAAACTTTACCGCCAACGTTTCTCACGCGGTATTCCTCAATCTGGATTGGAAGATCTGGGAGATGTTTATAATCGTCGTGGTACGCGCGTTCGTTTTCATCCTGATTGTGAAATTTTTGGTGAAAAAGCAGCTTTTGATCCAGAAAAAATCTATAAGATGACATGCTCCAAAGCCTATCTTTTTGGTGGTGTAAAAATTCGCTGGACTTGTGATCCCGTCATACTTGAAAACGCAAAAAATACTCCTGAAAAAGCTATTTTTCATTTTCCCAATGGGCTTAAAGACTATTTACTCTCGTCACTAAAAGATGAATATCGAGTAACGTCAGAAATTTTTTCTGGCAAAACACAACAAAATAATGGCCATGGCTCCGTTGAATGGGCTATCGCTTGGCATGGTGGTGATTCTTGTGTGCAATCTTACTGCAATACGATTCCTACAGGAGAAGGCGGAACACACGAAATAGGATTACGTCAAGCTCTTTTGCGTGGATTGAAATCCTACGCTGAGTTAATAGGAAACAAACGCGCAGCAATTATTACGTCTGACGATATTATGATTTCAACAGCCGCGATACTTTCAGTCTTTATCAGTAACCCTGAATTTGTTGGACAAACAAAAGATCGATTAGCAACCATTGAAGCGCAGCGTATCGTTGAGAATGCAATCCGCGATCCTTTTGATCATTGGTTAGCAAATTCCCCACAAGAAGCAACAAAACTTCTCGATTGGGTTATTGAGCGTGCTGAAGAACGTATTAGACGACGCCAAGATAGAGAAATAAGTCGAAAAACCGCTGTCCGTAAATTACGTCTGCCCGGTAAACTTGCAGATTGTAGCCAGAACCATGCTGTGGGTGCTGAACTGTTCATTGTTGAAGGGGATTCTGCAGGAGGATCAGCTAAACAAGCAAGAAATAGAGCAAACCAAGCAATTTTACCTCTTCGTGGTAAAATCTTAAATGTCGCCAGTGCTGCACATGAAAAAATGAACTCAAGCCAAACAATTAATGATCTTATCCTTGCTCTTGGATGTGGAACACGCTCTAAATATCGTGAAAAAGATCTCAGATATGAACGTATTATCATCATGACAGATGCTGATGTTGATGGGGCTCATATTGCATCACTGCTCATTACCTTCTTCTTTCAAGAAATGCCTGACCTTATTCATCAGGGACATTTATATCTCGCCGTCCCTCCCCTTTATAGAATATCGCAAGGAGGAAAAGTTGCTTACGCACGCGATGACATTCATAAGGATGAATTGCTCAAAACTGAATTTACTGGAAAAGCTAAAATCGAAATCGGGCGTTTTAAAGGGTTGGGTGAAATGCGCGCAGAACAACTTAAAGAAACGACTATGCATCCTCAAAAACGTACATTGCTTCGTGTTTCTATTGATGCCGTGAAAATGCAAGAAACGAAAAAGACTGTAGAAAGTCTCATGGGAACAAAACCAGAAGCACGATTTCGTTTCATACAAGAAAATTCTACTTTCGCTTCCAATCTAGACATCTAA
- the recJ gene encoding single-stranded-DNA-specific exonuclease RecJ has product MQRSRYFLNVESSACGQAWLDALDVQGINNARAISQKFGFPDQLARVLSARDVDEAEAVAFINPTLRTLMPDPESFRDMQCAAERIVKALLNQEQVAVFGDYDVDGACSSALIARFFRYFGIEAKIYIPDRIVEGYGPNEQAMRMLVQEGARLIITVDCGANSPDAVKAARLAGADVVILDHHQMSEVHQEAVALVNPNRPDDFSKQGHLCAAGVVFVTLAWVHHLLRKKQFQGQLPDLLSMLDLVALATICDVVPLQGVNRAFVIKGLQVARSMHNLGITALTKVARIGEPLNSFHLGFLLGPRINAGGRIGDQALGARLLSCENKDEADRIAEQLDRLNQERQEMENIQLAQAESYIASLYEDQETPLSLVISHKEWHPGIIGILASRLKERFFCPVFAIALKEDGNGVGSGRSINGIDLGALVREAVTLNLLEKGGGHSMAAGITIQSTKIEIFRKWLEEKVSLMVSQLRAKKSLSIDGFLSASGVNEALFELLEKAGPFGTGNATPVFVLPSHRLVNLSEVGKGHLRLIVSNVEGKKLQGIAFRAVGTLLGDFLFENIGEMIHLAGHLSLNYWNGTVNPQLRVIDAAAVV; this is encoded by the coding sequence ATGCAGCGGTCTCGTTATTTTCTCAATGTTGAATCTTCTGCTTGTGGTCAAGCTTGGTTAGATGCCCTTGATGTTCAAGGGATAAATAATGCGCGCGCTATTTCTCAAAAATTTGGTTTTCCAGATCAGTTAGCTCGAGTACTTTCAGCAAGAGATGTGGATGAAGCGGAGGCTGTTGCCTTTATTAATCCAACATTACGTACGCTTATGCCTGATCCAGAAAGTTTTAGGGATATGCAATGCGCTGCAGAGCGTATTGTTAAGGCTCTTCTCAATCAAGAACAGGTTGCTGTTTTTGGTGATTATGATGTTGATGGTGCTTGTTCTTCAGCACTCATAGCGCGTTTTTTTCGTTATTTTGGTATTGAAGCCAAAATTTATATTCCTGATCGTATTGTTGAAGGCTATGGTCCGAATGAACAAGCAATGAGGATGCTTGTGCAAGAAGGCGCTCGGTTAATTATCACTGTTGATTGTGGCGCAAACAGTCCAGATGCAGTAAAAGCAGCGAGGCTTGCTGGTGCTGATGTTGTGATTTTAGATCATCATCAAATGTCAGAGGTTCATCAAGAAGCCGTTGCTCTTGTCAATCCTAATCGTCCTGATGATTTTTCTAAACAGGGGCATTTATGTGCAGCGGGCGTTGTTTTTGTTACGTTAGCTTGGGTTCATCATTTGCTGCGGAAAAAACAATTCCAAGGGCAGCTACCTGATCTTTTAAGTATGCTTGATCTTGTTGCATTGGCAACCATATGTGATGTCGTTCCATTACAAGGGGTTAATCGTGCTTTTGTGATAAAAGGTCTTCAAGTTGCTCGTTCTATGCATAATCTAGGAATAACAGCTTTAACAAAGGTTGCACGAATAGGGGAGCCGCTTAATAGTTTTCATTTAGGTTTTTTGTTAGGTCCTAGAATTAATGCAGGAGGGCGCATTGGTGATCAAGCTTTAGGGGCACGTTTGCTTAGCTGTGAGAATAAAGATGAGGCGGATAGAATAGCAGAACAATTAGACCGGCTTAATCAAGAACGCCAAGAAATGGAGAACATTCAATTAGCACAAGCAGAATCTTACATTGCGTCTCTTTATGAAGATCAAGAAACACCATTATCACTTGTAATTTCTCATAAAGAATGGCATCCGGGAATTATTGGTATTCTTGCTTCCCGTCTCAAAGAGCGTTTTTTTTGTCCTGTTTTTGCTATTGCTTTGAAAGAAGATGGAAATGGTGTCGGGTCGGGACGCTCAATTAATGGTATAGATTTAGGAGCACTCGTTCGTGAAGCTGTTACATTAAATTTATTAGAAAAAGGAGGGGGACATAGTATGGCAGCAGGAATTACAATTCAATCAACAAAAATTGAAATTTTTCGAAAATGGCTAGAAGAAAAAGTTTCTTTAATGGTTTCACAGTTGCGTGCAAAAAAATCCCTTAGTATAGATGGTTTTCTTTCTGCTTCTGGTGTTAATGAAGCGCTGTTTGAGTTGCTTGAAAAAGCAGGGCCATTTGGGACAGGGAACGCAACACCTGTTTTTGTTCTTCCTTCTCATCGATTGGTGAATCTATCTGAAGTTGGTAAAGGACATCTTCGCCTCATTGTATCTAATGTTGAAGGAAAAAAACTACAGGGAATAGCTTTTCGTGCTGTAGGGACATTGCTTGGTGATTTTCTTTTTGAAAATATTGGTGAAATGATTCATTTAGCTGGTCATCTTAGTTTGAATTATTGGAATGGAACGGTCAATCCGCAACTGCGCGTGATTGACGCAGCTGCAGTCGTTTGA
- the rplM gene encoding 50S ribosomal protein L13, which translates to MATFSQKPTEVVKKWVIIDAENLVLGRLATFVANRLRGKHKATFTPHVDDGDNVIVINAAKIALTGKKYTDKKYYWHTGYIGGIKQRTARQLLEGRFPERVIEKAVERMIPRGPLGRRQLKNLRVYAGSQHPHEAQQPESLDVGTLNRKNKRIA; encoded by the coding sequence ATGGCAACTTTTTCACAAAAGCCAACTGAAGTGGTGAAAAAATGGGTTATTATTGACGCAGAAAACCTTGTTTTAGGTCGTCTTGCCACATTTGTTGCTAACCGCTTACGTGGCAAACATAAAGCTACATTTACTCCACATGTTGATGATGGTGACAACGTTATTGTCATTAATGCAGCTAAAATAGCTCTCACTGGCAAAAAATATACGGATAAAAAATATTATTGGCATACCGGCTATATTGGTGGAATCAAACAGCGTACAGCACGTCAACTTCTTGAGGGGCGTTTTCCCGAACGCGTTATTGAAAAAGCGGTAGAACGCATGATTCCTCGTGGGCCTCTTGGTCGCCGTCAATTGAAGAATCTACGTGTTTACGCTGGAAGCCAACATCCACATGAAGCACAACAGCCTGAATCTCTTGACGTTGGTACTTTAAACCGCAAAAACAAAAGGATTGCTTGA
- the rpsI gene encoding 30S ribosomal protein S9, with protein MAEINSLSELSIVTSITETHENVVPVHVQKLDSQGRAYATGKRKDAVARVWIKPGSGKITINNKEFDKYFARPVLRMILRQPIVATNRDTQFDIIATVAGGGLSGQAGAVRHGISKALTYYEPELRSILKKGGFLTRDSRVVERKKYGKAKARRSFQFSKR; from the coding sequence ATGGCTGAAATTAATTCTCTTTCTGAGCTTAGCATAGTAACAAGTATTACAGAAACACATGAAAATGTTGTCCCTGTCCACGTGCAAAAGCTTGATTCACAAGGACGTGCTTATGCAACAGGAAAGCGTAAAGATGCTGTTGCACGCGTATGGATTAAACCAGGTTCTGGAAAAATAACGATCAACAATAAGGAATTTGACAAATATTTTGCTCGTCCTGTTCTTAGAATGATTCTTCGTCAACCAATTGTTGCAACAAACAGGGATACTCAGTTTGATATTATTGCAACCGTTGCAGGTGGTGGTCTTTCCGGACAAGCTGGTGCAGTGCGCCATGGCATTTCCAAAGCTTTAACCTATTACGAACCAGAACTTCGCTCAATCTTGAAAAAAGGTGGTTTTCTTACCCGTGATAGCCGTGTTGTTGAACGTAAAAAATATGGTAAAGCAAAAGCACGTCGTTCTTTCCAATTTTCAAAGCGTTAA
- a CDS encoding response regulator, producing the protein MSKKVMIVEDNELNMKLFRDLVEASGYETIETRNGLMALDLARSSMPSLILVDIQLPEVSGIDVIKQLKADEELRSIPVVAVTAFAMKGDEERIRASGCEEYMSKPISVPQFITMVKHFLD; encoded by the coding sequence ATGTCAAAAAAAGTCATGATCGTGGAAGATAATGAGCTTAATATGAAGCTATTCCGTGATCTCGTAGAAGCGAGTGGCTATGAAACCATTGAAACGCGGAATGGTCTTATGGCATTAGATTTGGCGCGTTCATCAATGCCATCCCTTATCCTTGTGGATATCCAGTTGCCAGAGGTCTCTGGAATAGATGTTATTAAACAATTAAAAGCAGATGAAGAATTAAGATCGATTCCCGTTGTTGCTGTAACAGCCTTTGCTATGAAAGGGGATGAAGAACGAATTCGTGCCAGTGGATGTGAAGAGTATATGTCAAAACCTATTTCCGTCCCGCAGTTTATCACAATGGTAAAGCATTTCTTGGACTGA